GCGCTGGCCGCCCCAAACGTGGAGGTCCTTGGCGTCACCTGTGTGCATGGAAACACCACGGTGGAGAATGTGTGCAAGAACACACTGCGAGTTCTGCAAGCATGCAATAAACTGGAGGTGAGTGCAGCACTGTTTACTACACTGTGTAGGTATTTTATGATCCTGACACGGTTTACTGGTTTATATTGTACAGGAGTTTTTCAGACCATTGTAAAAGTGTTTGCTTAAGAGTGTGAGGGGAAATGACAAGTGTCatatgtgtgttctttttttaaactgcccTAGAACGAATTCTGGTTCCTCAAGCTATGAGGCAGGAACTGGACAAAAGTACAGAAGTAGTTTGAGCACGGTTAACTTGAGTAGAAAAGTTTAAAGGAAAGGCCACTTCCTTTGTATAGCACATTTCATACACCAGTAACATTTAATGTAGTAAAATGACATTGAAATACCCCAAATGTAAAAGATTAACAATATAGAAGTGCAGGCAAGTTGTCTGGTTTGGCTGTGTGATGTAAAACTGATTGAAAGATGAGTAATAATTACAGCAGTATAAATGTTTCATTGTGGGATTTTCGTTCTTCTTGTCTTGTGACAGATTCCAGTGTTTAAAGGGGCAGATAAGCCGATCCTTGGGAACAGCCTGAGTGCCGGACACTTCCACGGGGAGGACGGGCTGGGAGACTCTCCGGACCCCAACGCCCCGGGTCTGgatctgctgcaggaggagggcGCGGTGTCCGCCATGATCCGGATCGTCAAGGAGAACCCAGGACAGgtgaggggtgtgtgtgggggtgtgctTATATCTTATTAAACGGAATGTGTTtgaaatttaaaacatgtttcactattttctgacattttacagacccaaaaatgtgtgttgtgttttgtttgtgtgtgcctctgTGAGGTATTTATGGTTTGTGTTGATTCCCCCACCAGGTGACTCTCGTTGCCACGGCTCCCCTCACTAACCTGGCTCTGGCTGTGAGGCTGGATCCATCTCTGCCCAGTAAACTCAGAGCGCTCTACATCATGGGAGGCAACACTGAATGTCAGTAAAATCATGTACTAGTCTGTCAATGGGATGGAATATTaggtctatttttgtttttaaaaattatgAAGTTATTAATTAGCAAGAAAAACCTTCAATTTACATTATTTCACAAAGTCACCCAAAGAAGCCGCCGGAAGACAAGAAATTAATTGACAACTTGGAAATTCCTTGGTCTATTGGGGGAAAATTACCCACTTCCCTTTGCTCTGttctttttagttgttttttttagctaacAATGATCCTAATCTGCCTTTGTATGATCACGTAACCATGCTTCATCTGTGTTTTGCGCCACAGCTCGAGGAAACACGACAGTGTGTGGCGAGTTTAATTTTGCTGCTGATCCAGAAGCTGCATACATCGTGCTGAACGACTACCACTGTCCCATCTACCTGGCCTGCTGGGAGTTCACCTGCTACAGCAAGCTGTCCTGGGTTAGGCTTCCTTTTACACAGTCACGTATCATTTCTATGACAAAAGCACATAACCTTTCTAAAAAGTCAGAAAGAAAATACGGCAACATTCTTTGTGGAATCACTGGGTAAATGTAGCTGAATGAAGCATTAAATTCCTCAAAGTGCATGCTATATATTGACCGAAATCTGGCCATAGAGCAATTCAGTCCGTGCATACATCTACCAGCATGCATTGCACAAAAGCCTCTGAGTCCTAGAGACCTTGCAAGCCATAACCTTTTGCATTTCTTCAGTCAGACACTAGAATACACATGGGTGAATATCAGAGAAAGCCATCTTATCACACTATCACACCATAACATGCTCACGCATTTTAAGATGCCATgtagaatgtaaaataaagcacCTTTTATGTCATAAGAGGGTCAAAATATatgatatgaacctgagaatgagcataacagggcccctttaatgtatCAATGCACTCTTCAGAGAATCGTTACTGCTATGCGTTTatatttatctctttttttcttgacaGGAGTTTTGCGACGCCTGGTTGGCGCAGGACACCGATAAAGCTCGCTTCATGGCCCGGATCTTCCGGCATAGCATCGAGGCGTCTAAAAGCGAGCGCATTCAGAAAGAGTTTGTCGCCGGAACAGGTTTCATTTCCTGTGACTCGTACGCCATGGCAGCCGCCGTGGACGATTCGTTCATCACAGAGAGCGACCATTACCCGGTGAGCGTGGAGCTGACGGGCACACACACCAGAGGCATGATGATCATGGATACTGTGGGCTTCCTGAAGAAGGAACGCAAGGCTTGCATCATGAAGAAGGTGGATATGGAGAAGTTCAAGCAGATGCTGATAGCTGCTTTAAAATAACACCTTTAAACACTATAGGTCACCTTGTCCGTCCACACATTTTGGCTCATTTCTCTATTTGTGTTCTTAGTAATAAAGGCAATATATTGTGTATAAACTTGTGCGACTAACAACAAACTGTGACTTTGCATTGTCTCTAGCAGCAAGGATGTAACACTCATTTTGTACCGTGCAattttaatgtttaagacaCACTACTAAGGcttaaaacatttagaaaatatataattgtgattatttttggcTGATATTGCAATATGAATATAGGAATGAGATTCTAATTTTCATCACAAAAGAACTATGGTGTGAATTTTGCAGCGATCGGTACAAAACAGCTTTTCAGCACtacagtatttaaaatattgatacACATTTCCCCCGATCAAATATTGGCTACAGTGTGATTTGTCTAACATGTCCATGAGTTGTTCAGGCCACTTTCTACCTCAATTGTAAGACAGTTGCAATTGTAATTGCATATACATGGTATTTCAGATGAGTTAttaaaatttgaataaaaactcttaatatgtattattcattatttctttaattacATCAACTCAtagcacaacaaacacactcattcattcataaaaagCTCCCATGTTCTTTGTGTCTGGTGTATGTTAGATTATTGTTCAGTAGTCCTTTACTGCCCACTTTCTCGACACGTGTCCTTCAGATGAGGCTGCACATCTTCAGACTAGTGAGCCGCGCTGATGAGTGATTTagccaaataaatacaagtatgtACACATGTCCAGAGTTGGATCTTCAATatcctttccttcctctgaACCGAGACCTTGTGTCaatctgtaaaaagaaaaagacagaatttaATTGAATCATTCTCAGCAATTTTCTGTTTCGTTCAGCTTCTGACCACTCTGGGAAAACACAGCCCGCATACACAGCAGGAAAGAGGAAGATAAAACATTCCCTGTACTCCTTATTCTTCCCCTTTCTTTGGCTTTGTAGTTGCACCAATGCTTTTGTGTAATTATAAATGACTTACCATAGACCTCTTGCACTCAAAGAAGGACGTCTGCAGGGCTTTGCAGTGGCCCTCCTTCAAACACTCACTGGGCAGCTTCCCCTCCTGACAAAACAAGAACCAGTTAGAATACACTGGACACTTCCCATGAGCAAAACATGCATTCCCTCCCACAAATGCAGTATTGAATCTCATTGGACAAACTCACtcagtttgaaatgttgttttatcttAGTTAGGGATGACATTTGAGGATTTTTTCAAGATGGACACCCTGAACGAGAAGAGGACAGAGCCTGtccttaatttaaaataactaccTAAAACTACAGGTTTGACAAAAAACTTTTTAGATTGCAATGTGCAATGTAATGTATTCGATGCCTTTGTAAAATCAATAATGATTATGGActtcaaatatcaaaagtaaaagtaattgATCTTTTTGCGGTATTACATTTTGATGgttattataatgtttttcatGTTCTACATGTAGGAGCATTTTTGTGCTGTAGATTGTTGATGTGGACCAAATGTAGATACTAATACTGTGAAGCTTAGTAGTACAGTCAGTAATGCATTATACCATCAGCACAtcatgtgtgtttaagtgtacACAGAAGCTAGTAACTTTGAgtgttaaatgaaatgtaaaaagtacaatattttcccCTAAAATATAGTCTATAAGAAGTATAAACTAGCTTCAAAtttagagaaaaatacaaagaggTAGGCTTACTTAAGCACAATACTTGAGTGAAACTACCTAATGATTGTCCACCACTGGTTTATTAAGATAATTCggtgtatttattatatttaattattattattatgcatttcTTAATGTTGAGTACAtgtctataaaacatgtttgaatattattttcaatACAAACAACTCGGGAAAAGTTGTTAATGGGGTGACGGTTATACAGCCTATGGGTTAGAGGGGAAGTAAATGAGTTGTCCATGAAGAACTCTTCACGGGTTTAAGGGTTAACTAATTAAGATGCGTTGAACTTAAATGTTTCTTATCTCTAGAGGACGTTTTTCCTACCTTCACCACGCAGTCGTGCTCCAGCAGACAGGCCTTGAAGTCCTCTCTGATCCCGGCGCAGGCTCTGgtgtcctcctctttctcctcgtAGTATTTCGGCATTGTGCTGAATCCTCTTTACCACCAGTAAACTCTTATTCATACAGTCACAACTGCAACAACATACGAGCAGTGACACCACCTATGTTATGGAAGCAGCTCTCAGCCACCATGTTTGTGAaagtgcatgatgggaaaagGGAAGTACGTTACGCTGAGaagtgcatgctgggaaggtttgtagttttttttccgTGTAGGTTTCTTATGGAGGGTTTGTCACAAAAATCATTTGTGGACAGACTcgtatttgtaaatgtaatttgtaaatATAAAGGAAGGCTTGTCGTTCTTTTTACAGATCAATAATCTGTGTGTCAATATTGATGTAAAACACATtccacaaatgcaaaaaataatgtgtaaactcacaaaaaaatatgcaaatacgCAAAGaaatttcacacaaaaacacaatctgtGAACActcacatttgtaaaataaatatatattctacaTACAGATTATTGatctgttcaaacacattttacctttaccatttttttgttttttaaacattgagcAGACCAATTCTGATCCATTTGTGGAAAAACTACAATCGAATAAGCTCAAGgtcatttttacatatttactttcccttttattttacatctatTCTGGAAACTGGGGAAACAGATGGAATGATAAATGCATGTGGAACAAAAtcacaacacagaaaaagaatGGCCATGACATCCAACaacttttatgttttatttcaaagatGTCCATGAAAATGATGTCAAAAACATCAGCGGCAGGCATACACAAGTACATGATGAAGGCACATGAACCGATGggtgtgtgggtttgtttttcATCGAGGGGAGGAGTTCCTTTTATCGTTTTTTCTCCTGTCCATAAATACAGTGAGGGGGATCAGAAGGAGATTTATGAGCGTTCATGCAGCCTTAATGTATTCAGTGGATCCAGAACAAGAGGGGAAAGCAAGTCCTTTTAGCAGTACTGAAAATGACACTTCCACTTCATGTACCACCAAGTAGCTCTCATCTtctcccccaaaaaaaagaCTGATGAAGAGGCGGCTCAGACAAGAAACAATATTCATGCACATGAACAGCATGACTAGGAAAAAACAATTCCACTAAAAAGGCACTTCACTTTCCCCTTCCATAAACCACTCACAGGTAAAATGAGTGAAGTTGCATCCACTCAAAAAcattggtcacacacacaaacacaaaacgaGTGAATTTCAATAAACTATTAAATGAGGCAGAACAGAAAGAGTGAGGGGAGTAAAGAGAGATAATGTTCATtgcttttttatacatttacaatcaGTGAAAGAACTACACAACCTCAGTCAAATCTTACAACAAAAGGCGCAATCATCAGTAGTCATGATATTCTGTCCCATCAAAAAACAGATACTCTATTGGACAAAATAGGCCGTCATGTGGAATTGTCAGTGAAATGAACTAATGGGAAGATGGGAAATTTAAGTACAATGGTGAAAGGTGTGATGgcaaaaaaaaggtgaaaaagcAGTGCAAATCACACTGTTTCAgatctggtaaaaaaaaaaaaaaacaccccctatcttttttttaaaaccactttcACTTAGATATTGATCAAAACATCCAATAacttatttgactttttatgttattttaaaaatattagtATATCCAGCAATCAAAGTGTAGGCAAGAGTGAGAGACTGGAATAATGTTGCAGAGACAATTTCAAGGGACCTGGATTTAAGGCACAATTTTGTTTTCCAATTTTGACCCACAACTTCTTCACCAGAATCTATTCTCAGCTCTCCTACCATTCAGTCTTTAAGAAGTGAAAATGAACATCAAACGTTTCGCTTCAAGTGAAAAGAACTGACCTGAGCACCTGCAGACAAAAGTTTGCAAGCAGCTGcaataatgaaaagaaaatgtagagTAGCAATTTAGGCAACAAacgaaagaaaaacacaacagtacacaaataaaaacagactctGAACTACCATAAACATCTCtcaatagaataaaaatatagTTTACCTCTTGTACAAATTAaagatttatttcaaataaattaagtCACCTTCATAGATCGTCATAGctgtataataatatatcaatataacaatatattgtttcGGGAAAATGACGCCAAGGCAATGTCTGATTGGTTTTACTGTAAATGGACACTGAGGTCACACGGCTCGTCAGACAGGAGGTGAGATATGGTGTCATGGTACTTATTTTCTTGGCGGATCAGGGTAGTTATCTCAGAAAGTGGCCCTACAGTTTAGTCAAAGTTATTTCTGACTAGCTACAGGCAGGATTTTGGAACAAGCTCATCCTGAGTGTATGTTTCAGGACAAGTGGAGTATTTGAAGTGTGGCGGACAATACTCTGGGGCTGAGGGAAACATTGTTTGGGCTGGTGTTAATCTAGAGCTCTGTCATCTCTGTCAGGAACAGAGAGCGACTGGCCGTTAGCGATGACAACATTCTTCATCATCGTGGGCTATTTTGCTGAGGCTTTAGTGACAGTGCAACGCCCCAGCTGGCCCAAAGGGTGGCAGCATTGAataacaggaggaggaggatttggCAGCATCGACACCAGATGACCGGTTCTCCCCAGATGTGATGATTTGTCCTCGTTTGTCCATTTTTTCCGATTGGGTTCAAAGCCGCTGAGCAACACAGTGACTTTGAGAACCGGAGCAGAATGCCTTCACGCACTCAGTTGTtgtacttcaggacagtagtatTCACATTCTCGAGAAATGACTTAAGAGCACAAGAGTGAGTGAGAGATGcagagagaaatggaggaaCCGATCGATGggaagcaaaaaacaaaaaaaaaaggacgcCAGGAAGAGCGGGGTACAGGGAGGCGGCGCTCCTCAGACAGCGGGCTCGGATGACTTCACTGCTGGTTGCTAGGTGCCAGAAGCCCTGCGTAAGCAATCAGGAGAGTCTGGTCCCCTGGGGGGCCGTGATTCATGCTCCAGAGTCAGCCTGCGATCCTCTTTAtatgtatctgcaggagagcgGAGCGTTACAAGTGttattagatttaaaaaaacgaGGCAGTATGCATCTTGAGAAAGTGGGGTTGATCACGTGATTTGACAGGAGAagaacaagtgtgtgtttagctCACTTCACTGAGGATGGCCCACACCGCCGAGTCTTTGAGGACAGAGAGCCGTAGAGCTATGATGGGATTGAAAGAAGGATCCACGACTCCCTCGGCCACACCCTTCTCAAACTGACCTGAGTGTTCaagcagacacaaagacaatattAGGGATTGTAAATCATATTTATAGGGTGAGCCCAGAACTAATAATCAATCACTGGGTGCTGAAGTGAGAGGGCAACATGAACAGACTCACTGGAAGAATATTAACTTAATGTTTCACACATGGCCTTAAATCACCTCACCTGGATACCCAGTGACTGACTTTTGCACATAAGCTGTATTTACTTATCAGTATTAATAAAACGGTCTGAACATCTATATTTTTCTATGGTGTACttacacttatttatttacGTTTTAAAAGGGTCTATAGTTTGTTCCTATTTATTCCGTCTATAGTGTCTATACTTGAAACTGCTCTATAGCGTATTCAATTTCTATACTTCTGTTCATACTCTATATCCTTAACCTTTTTAATATCTGTCTTATTTTATACTATAATTCACGCTGCACTTTAcaggttgttttgttgttgcacaTGGCAATTTTGATTTATCAGTACTGCAATGGCATTTGAATCTAATTTCTTCATTCTATTGTGTCTTTATTACCGGTCCTatcctttgttttaaatgtttgcctGTTTAATACCTCAATTCATCTTATCTTAGAAAATCAAATCCACAAAGAACATTTAAACGAAACAGGTAGGAAACTAAAAGCAAATTTGAATATTGTCAGCAAAAATATAAAGACTCCAGGAAGAGCAGAAAAACTTCAGattaaaatgagaatgaaaaatagaaaaaaggccGAGACGgtgaacacacacttttttatacACTGTGGTTatcgtcagtgtgtgtgtacaatctGATAAccatgtttcagtgtgtgtgaactcaGACTCACCGATCCTGTAAAATCGGTCTTCAGTTCGCTTGTACTTTTCTTTGGTCTGAAGTCCGGGTACCTAACATATAGAACAtcagtatataaaaaaaaaaaagagtacaaaCATGAGACACAAACAACTTTTGTAATGATCTCTCATTTACGCAGCACTCTAAATAGATGCTAACATGTGTGCCTGCACAGGGAGTGTGAACCACAGCGTCAGGATGTATTGCTTCGGGCGCAGCAACGATTCTGTCATGTTCACATTCCTGTCAATAATCAATATGCTACGCGCCTAAGAGCAACCACTCAATGTAATTTAATCAAAACCGTTTGCACATCACACCAGAGAAGGGtgactgcgtgtgtgtgtgtgtgtgtgtgtgtgtaagtgtgtaagtgtgtgtgtgtgtgtgtgtgttttcctacCGAAACAGGCAGTATTTCCACAGTGGTATTCTCGATTCTGTCCCCTGGGTGCTCTTGGTTACCACTGCGGAACAGGAACCTGCCAGATCAAGCATTCGTTTGAATATTTGCATCCATAGACAGGCCTTCTTGCACATTTTCCCTCGTGGTGGATCACCAAGAAACTTATGGATGCGTAATTAGGCAAATTATGGTCATGAAATAAATTGCTGtgtgagttgcacatctttttTTGTTAACTCCGAGTCGGCTAATTTTCAAAGCGTTTGCTTCCCAGATCTCATATTCAGGTCATAGCTAGAGGTTTTGAACATTAACCATTGCACTATCCTTCTTAGCCAGCTGAGGAATCTCAATAGATTTCAGAGGATGATTTGAATTCACAAAGTGTGGGCACAGAGGGAAATGTGAGCTTCACTTAAGAGATTCAAGGAAGAAAAGCACGATCATGCTTCCCTTACTTCCCCTGAAACAAGGCGGGTTTCAGTTTGAGGTTCTACTTTTATGAAACAAGGTTGCTACACATTCTGGATGATTGATTTCCATGACTTAAGGTAACTTTTTCCAAACATTCTGTAAAggtatataatataaatgataaagtTAGTGTTTAACGTCCAACAACACAGCCAGCAATCAGACACGATATTTATGCTTAAGGGGAAATAAGTGTTGTACATGTGCTGTGTCCTGCTTCTCACctttgggataaataaaaacatttagttccagaaaaaatgaaactgAATCAATAACTTTCCAGAACAGTTTGGTTTAAATTACATGGATTTTCCAGTTTTTCCTGACCCTATGAACCCTTTGAAGGTTAACAGCACATAGTAGGAGGCAGAAGAAGTGATGACGTGTTTTCTAATCAGCAAGGCAAAACGAGTCTGGGCTGGTGTTATTGCTGTCAttcaaaaacagacaaaacactcaaagagtcagagagagaaaaagtagACGGCTGCTCACGGCCACAGAAACCGACAATCTGATGCACTTGTCTCATGGTCCAAACGTTATCTTTACGAGTGCAATGAATTCGTTCACCACCATAAAATGAATCTCCACATGACTGAATCTAAACATCCCCTCCCCGCTGCTGTAACGTTTTCTCGATCAGATCTCTTTATATTCTCTGTCTTGCTCCCACCTTCTCCACGGCTCCAGAGGGAGTAGGAGGCTGACCCGAGGAAGCTTATTTTAGAGCACCCTCATTAGCTCAGCCGGATCCCTGaagagacacactcacacacacagtgaagctCAACCTGAAGCACTAAATGGCAAGAGGCGGAGGAAAGCGAGGAGAAAGGTTTTGCATGTGCTTCCATGGCCGACATAGTTATTATAAATCTATGCTAATCATATTATCAGATAAAGCCCTCACACTTACTTCTCTATGCTAACAGGTCGGTCAAATTTGAAGAGGATGTAGTCTCCTGCTTTCGGAGTGATGGCCCAGAAGAAGTCCTCTCCCAGGTACGTCTTCTCCAGCGTGTGACCCTGGTACACCTGTGACACATCACATGTTTGGCTCCACCTTAATCACTGATTGTAAAGCTGACGGACGTTGAGTagaaagaatcatttgtttttttgtgttatttttatgaattagGCTGAAGCTTTATTACAGATACTTCCTTATTTGAAAATCCAATCTACTGTTTGGGAGCAAAGGTGATCAAGTTTAGGACCTGATTCGGAATGAGTCGTTATGGATAAGCAGCTCCTGAGTCATTGTTTCCTTCCTTACAATTAAGATATTAAAAGTGTATTACAAAAGCATCCCcaatttgaaataaacacaccTAATTTTGGACAAACGTTAAACTGTCTTTAAGCTAGCTGTAACTTTTCAACCAAACTAGTCTAATCTGTACAGCTGCTCTTTAATTGCTTTTACACAACCAACAAAAAGCTAACAGGTGAAATCAGGCACAAATTAACTTTATGGTTTGAGGATGAAACGCTCATCAGCAGATACAGGCTGCCCATGCCGTGATGCTACAGACACCTGAAACTCACCTGTCTTTCAGTGAAGTGCCTGTTGTTGAAAAATCCTATCTTAGACTATTCCTATCTTAAATTAAGACTTTCAAGACAGGTAGGTTTCTTTAAAACGCCTCAGAACACTATAAATCAAAGTCAGAGAGACAAAATATGTTATGGGAACCCTGGATGATACCTTCACTGAAGTGGAAACCTCAGCTGGAGGGTTGACGTGCATCTTGTGGAGCAGAGGCTTCAGGAAATCCTTGTCCTGTAGACACATATAGAGGGGGAAATTAACATCTCTATACAGAAAGAAGACCCTCATGTTgagacaaataaatgaaagcagGGCCGTGAGACTCACTGTGAGCTTCTGGATCTTCCCAGCGAGAGAAGAATGGAGTCCCACGTGTTGAAACAGGGAGGGTCTGAAGCGCACACGCAGGCTGGACTTCTGCCGCTCGCAGTGTTTCTATAAAATAATACAGGGAGGAATCATGAGACCTTGACTGCTTACACTGACACTGACTTACAAATCTAGTGGTCTCCCCGCATACCGCATCTTTCTCTGGGTTGCAGACTTTGACCCAGAGGATGTGGTCCAGCAGCCAGTCGATGGGCTTCTCCTTATAGAACATGAAGATGAACTCGACAATGAGGTTCAGGTCCGGAGCCTGGAACATTTTTCCtggaggaaagaggaaataaGGAAGGTTTAGAGTTGTCCATAGATCCTGCACGGCGTCACTAAGGACAAGAcgaataaagaaaaacatattttagggATTTCCTAAAGATGGATTTGCCTTTCCTTGCCAAATCGTAGTACATCACAATGACCCAATTTCTACAGCGATCATTATCATATAGATATCTTCACAACTGGCTGCTCTGTATCCAGAAAATGATCACTATTGAGAGCCAGGAAATGCAACTTTTTGGCTTTCAGATAGTGCTCCATTCGACAGTCGATGCTGAGTATTGATCATACGGGTCGTACCAATAAAACCCAGCTGAGAAAACTCCAGGATCATCCAGTCCTCCGACGAAAGCTGCAGGGCGAAGTTCTTCATGGTGGCAAAGTAGTTAGGCTTGGCCACGATGTCATCCTCCAGCTGAAGAAAAAAACGGGAGAAAAAGAGGTGAGGTTGCTATTGGAAATCAACAAGGAGACTCTTCTACTTAAGGACAACACTGTGGCCTGAGCTAGGAAACACTAAACTACAGTAGCAGCAGAGGTCGAACGGGCAATACCTCTTCCTCCGAGCAGAGAATGGTAAAGACATACGGCATGCATGGGACAGAAAGTTGGGAAATTAACAACAAAAACTTGGTGCATGGTGTGAGAGTAAACATTCAAGGAAACATTCCCAAGTTAGACGCCTAGAGGAAACACATAAGTGATGTAGAAGTCTAAGAGGATTAGGCTGAGAATAGGAGAAACTGGCTTCAGTCTAAAGAAACAACACTGGTGATGCATCCACGCTGATGAATATCTGCAATAACACGACATATCTTTGCCTAGTAACAAGCTTCACGCTGACACGTATGAGTAACTGTAGGCAGAGTCCTTAAAAGGCACTCCAACAAGTTGCTATGGGAACCTTTATTTGATTCTGGTTAAAAGGACATACCTGGACATAATAAACTCCTTTGCTCACAGCATACATCATGAGGAAGGAGTAGTCCAGATTCTGCTTGGTTCGccatctgaaaaaaacaaagagtgagAAGGGGAAGGGAACCAGGAAAAGACTTTTCCTTTCTCTTATTATCCGTTTACAAAGGGGTGCTGACCGTATTATCTTTGGCTAATTCAAACAATATTTGAGACAATAAAACTCATCCTATTGTATTTCAAAAAGTTACCCTCTGGGATAGACCGTCTGCTTTACATGTAAAAAAAGCCCAATTGTGCAAATCAGGTATTCTCATGTACACTGAACCGCAGACTCTACCTGAATAATTTATAAAGCAACACTGTCACACTAATGGTCTGATCTGAATGATCTGCCCTTGTTGCAGCCTGAGTTATCGCTGTTGTTCCG
This genomic stretch from Eleginops maclovinus isolate JMC-PN-2008 ecotype Puerto Natales chromosome 7, JC_Emac_rtc_rv5, whole genome shotgun sequence harbors:
- the si:dkey-4e7.3 gene encoding inosine-uridine preferring nucleoside hydrolase isoform X1, translating into MALIIRVVAKPSPRFCRRLFAAERWWIHSLRGSEAAGKKHCSSFSHSATASMMSKKLLLDVDCGVDDAQAIMLALAAPNVEVLGVTCVHGNTTVENVCKNTLRVLQACNKLEIPVFKGADKPILGNSLSAGHFHGEDGLGDSPDPNAPGLDLLQEEGAVSAMIRIVKENPGQVTLVATAPLTNLALAVRLDPSLPSKLRALYIMGGNTESRGNTTVCGEFNFAADPEAAYIVLNDYHCPIYLACWEFTCYSKLSWEFCDAWLAQDTDKARFMARIFRHSIEASKSERIQKEFVAGTGFISCDSYAMAAAVDDSFITESDHYPVSVELTGTHTRGMMIMDTVGFLKKERKACIMKKVDMEKFKQMLIAALK
- the si:dkey-4e7.3 gene encoding inosine-uridine preferring nucleoside hydrolase isoform X2 encodes the protein MMSKKLLLDVDCGVDDAQAIMLALAAPNVEVLGVTCVHGNTTVENVCKNTLRVLQACNKLEIPVFKGADKPILGNSLSAGHFHGEDGLGDSPDPNAPGLDLLQEEGAVSAMIRIVKENPGQVTLVATAPLTNLALAVRLDPSLPSKLRALYIMGGNTESRGNTTVCGEFNFAADPEAAYIVLNDYHCPIYLACWEFTCYSKLSWEFCDAWLAQDTDKARFMARIFRHSIEASKSERIQKEFVAGTGFISCDSYAMAAAVDDSFITESDHYPVSVELTGTHTRGMMIMDTVGFLKKERKACIMKKVDMEKFKQMLIAALK
- the LOC134867801 gene encoding cytochrome c oxidase assembly factor 5; translation: MPKYYEEKEEDTRACAGIREDFKACLLEHDCVVKEGKLPSECLKEGHCKALQTSFFECKRSMIDTRSRFRGRKGY
- the mgat4a gene encoding alpha-1,3-mannosyl-glycoprotein 4-beta-N-acetylglucosaminyltransferase A, which translates into the protein MRLRNGTVATAIIFFTSFLSLSWYTAWQNGKEKLIAYQREFHALKERLRVAEHRTLQRSSELNNILEQFRRAIAETNSSKDALTNFSDETQKLLKELANRRPLQVPNIYHHMPHLLNNEGSLHPAVQVGLGRTGVTMVMGIPTVRRKVKSYLSETLRSLIDKLSPEEKLDCVIIVYVGETDVDYVNSVVAGLEKEFSIELTSGLLEVISPPTAYYPELTNLKETFGDSKERVKWRTKQNLDYSFLMMYAVSKGVYYVQLEDDIVAKPNYFATMKNFALQLSSEDWMILEFSQLGFIGKMFQAPDLNLIVEFIFMFYKEKPIDWLLDHILWVKVCNPEKDAKHCERQKSSLRVRFRPSLFQHVGLHSSLAGKIQKLTDKDFLKPLLHKMHVNPPAEVSTSVKVYQGHTLEKTYLGEDFFWAITPKAGDYILFKFDRPVSIEKFLFRSGNQEHPGDRIENTTVEILPVSVPGLQTKEKYKRTEDRFYRIGQFEKGVAEGVVDPSFNPIIALRLSVLKDSAVWAILSEIHIKRIAG